Proteins from a genomic interval of Oncorhynchus nerka isolate Pitt River linkage group LG13, Oner_Uvic_2.0, whole genome shotgun sequence:
- the LOC115139325 gene encoding desmin-like, translating into MSRSPERMSSYCRHFEGPLAASSSYQVQISSPSPTCDAVGRRMTEETHLERIEGLKLEMKVMKEKIALLLREYQELLNIKMALENEITTYRALIEGRTPVSIPWHRACLWVEEEGAWPSVLA; encoded by the exons ATGAGTCGCAGCCCAGAAAGGATGTCTTCTTACTGCCGCCACTTCGAGGGCCCCCTCGCCGCCTCCTCTTCCTACCAGGTGCAGATCTCAAGCCCCTCGCCAACTTGTGATGCTGTGGGGAGACGCATGACAGAAGAGACACATCTG GAGCGTATTGAGGGGCTGAAGCTGGAGATGAAGGTGATGAAGGAGAAGATAGCTCTGCTGCTGAGGGAGTACCAGGAGCTGCTCAACATCAAGATGGCCCTGGAGAATGAGATCACCACCTACAG GGCTCTGATCGAGGGCAGGACACCAGTCTCAATACCATGGCACAGAGCATGTCTCtgggtggaggaagagggggcaTGGCCATCAGTGCTAGCATGA